A genomic window from Flavobacterium johnsoniae includes:
- a CDS encoding glycosyltransferase family 2 protein, with product MRITIITVCYNRKATIEKAIKSVLSQNYHDIEYIIIDGNSKDGTQKVIESYKDRISQYISEPDKGMYDAINKGLKLATGDVIGLMHSDDEFYDTKAISRIAARFNTDSSIEGIYGDGVYVTNDSDERLVRDRIGGVFSLKKVKGGWLPLHPTVYLKKSVIDKHGLYNLDFKIASDTEFLLRYLYKYKIKMSYIDKYIVKMRMGGMSTSFKTALKVLNEDYRIYKYHGLTAAQAVFLKKGLALKQYIVQ from the coding sequence ATGAGAATCACTATTATCACAGTATGTTACAACAGGAAAGCGACTATAGAAAAAGCGATCAAAAGTGTGTTGTCTCAAAATTATCACGACATCGAATACATCATCATTGATGGCAATTCTAAAGACGGAACACAGAAGGTTATAGAATCTTACAAAGACAGAATAAGCCAGTATATTTCTGAACCAGATAAAGGTATGTATGATGCCATAAACAAAGGTTTGAAATTGGCAACTGGAGACGTAATTGGTTTAATGCATTCTGATGATGAATTCTACGATACAAAAGCCATTTCGAGAATTGCTGCTCGTTTTAATACAGATTCAAGTATTGAGGGCATTTATGGTGATGGAGTTTACGTAACCAATGATTCTGATGAACGTTTAGTTCGCGATAGAATTGGAGGCGTTTTTAGTCTTAAAAAAGTAAAAGGAGGCTGGTTGCCTTTGCATCCAACTGTTTACTTGAAGAAGAGTGTAATTGATAAACATGGGTTGTATAATCTTGATTTTAAAATAGCTTCAGATACAGAATTTTTACTTCGCTATTTATACAAGTATAAAATCAAAATGAGCTACATCGATAAGTATATCGTTAAAATGAGAATGGGAGGTATGAGTACGAGTTTTAAAACGGCATTAAAAGTTTTAAATGAAGACTACAGAATCTATAAATATCACGGATTAACAGCAGCACAAGCAGTATTTCTTAAAAAAGGTCTTGCTTTAAAACAGTACATCGTTCAATAA
- a CDS encoding DapH/DapD/GlmU-related protein: MDSTTIEYSQNSPYDSPWTISKRVKMLLWEYVWLLFCVWTPKPANAWRLFWLKLFGCKIYGKPFVHQRARIQIPWNLILHDHACLGDRANAYSLGVIEIFEHATVGQEVYLCTGTHAFDNPAFNLITKKITIEKGVFIGVRAIIMPGLTIGENAIVGAGSLVTKNVEKNTIVGGNPAKLIKSRSFE; the protein is encoded by the coding sequence ATGGATAGCACTACAATAGAATACAGTCAGAATTCGCCTTATGATTCGCCGTGGACAATTTCAAAGCGAGTAAAAATGCTGCTTTGGGAATATGTTTGGTTACTATTTTGTGTTTGGACACCCAAACCTGCTAATGCCTGGAGATTGTTCTGGCTGAAATTATTTGGATGCAAAATTTATGGAAAACCATTTGTGCATCAAAGAGCGAGAATTCAGATTCCTTGGAATTTGATTTTACATGATCATGCTTGTCTAGGAGATAGAGCCAATGCTTATTCACTAGGAGTTATAGAAATATTCGAGCATGCCACAGTAGGTCAGGAAGTTTATCTATGCACGGGAACACATGCTTTTGATAATCCTGCTTTCAATTTGATTACAAAAAAAATAACGATAGAAAAAGGTGTTTTTATTGGGGTAAGAGCCATTATAATGCCAGGATTAACAATAGGAGAAAATGCTATTGTTGGTGCAGGAAGTTTGGTTACAAAAAACGTAGAAAAAAATACTATTGTAGGCGGAAATCCCGCTAAACTTATAAAATCTAGAAGCTTTGAATAA
- a CDS encoding polysaccharide biosynthesis/export family protein: MKKFFFPFILSLLMLGSCTTRKQMLYLQDLDSYANSTLTYTSPKIQPNDILKIDIGDLNPVVAAPFNMSAGVTTAQNSVEMMKLSGYLVNPQGTIMMPILNEVKVGGLTPANAEIKIKERLINENYLVNPTVQVRVLNNKFTILGEVNAPGVIPFSEESISLLDAIGMARDLTYSAIRKDIKLIREVDGKRLVYHIDLTTASWMSNPNFRIRQNDVIVVTPNKLKANSGGLIKDPIQLLGIVASLSALIIVIAQ; the protein is encoded by the coding sequence ATGAAGAAATTTTTCTTTCCTTTTATTTTATCGCTATTAATGTTGGGGTCTTGTACTACCAGAAAACAAATGCTGTATTTGCAAGATTTGGATAGTTATGCAAATTCAACGCTAACTTATACATCGCCTAAAATTCAGCCTAACGATATCTTAAAAATTGACATTGGTGATCTTAACCCTGTTGTGGCGGCACCTTTTAACATGAGTGCAGGAGTTACAACCGCACAAAACTCAGTTGAAATGATGAAATTGTCAGGTTATTTGGTTAATCCGCAGGGAACTATTATGATGCCTATTCTTAATGAAGTTAAAGTTGGTGGATTAACGCCAGCTAACGCAGAAATTAAAATAAAAGAGCGTTTAATAAACGAGAATTACTTGGTAAATCCTACTGTACAGGTTCGAGTGCTTAATAACAAATTTACCATTTTAGGAGAGGTTAATGCACCAGGCGTAATTCCTTTTAGCGAAGAATCGATCAGTTTGCTAGATGCAATAGGAATGGCAAGAGATTTAACTTATTCAGCTATTCGAAAAGATATTAAACTGATTCGAGAAGTAGATGGAAAACGTTTAGTATATCATATTGATCTTACGACAGCTTCTTGGATGTCTAATCCAAATTTTAGAATCAGACAAAATGATGTAATTGTGGTAACTCCAAATAAACTAAAAGCTAATAGTGGAGGACTTATCAAAGATCCAATTCAATTGCTGGGAATTGTAGCGTCACTTTCGGCTTTGATTATTGTTATTGCCCAATAA
- a CDS encoding glycosyltransferase family 2 protein, whose translation MNKIPITVVVSVKNEALNLPSCLDKLKRFDQIIVVDSGSTDDTIAIAKAKGAEVLQFEWNGKFPKKRNWTLQNGNLRHEWILFLDADEFVTEAFVDEVAIKTLDPNYNGFTIQFENYFMGRKLKYGYGFQKSALFKKSKGAYEKIEEDLWSHLDMEVHEHPIIEGKVGVIKSKVVHKDFKNLEHYIAKHNAYSSWEAQRYLQLKKSKNELLSFNQKIKYGLLNTGLLPAVYFIGAYFLKLGFLDGKEGFYLARFKSHYFFQIQTKVNSIKNNIN comes from the coding sequence TTGAATAAAATTCCAATTACCGTAGTCGTTTCTGTTAAAAACGAAGCACTTAATTTACCTTCTTGTTTGGATAAATTAAAACGATTTGATCAAATTATCGTGGTAGATTCTGGCAGCACTGATGATACTATAGCTATTGCAAAAGCAAAGGGAGCCGAAGTATTACAATTTGAATGGAATGGAAAATTTCCTAAAAAGCGTAATTGGACGCTTCAAAACGGAAATCTTCGCCATGAATGGATTTTGTTTTTGGATGCAGACGAATTTGTTACAGAAGCATTTGTTGATGAAGTGGCAATAAAAACCTTAGATCCAAATTATAACGGATTTACCATACAGTTTGAAAACTATTTTATGGGAAGAAAACTTAAATATGGTTACGGATTTCAAAAGTCGGCTCTTTTTAAGAAATCTAAAGGAGCTTACGAAAAAATCGAAGAAGATTTGTGGAGCCATTTGGATATGGAGGTTCATGAACATCCTATTATAGAAGGAAAAGTTGGTGTCATTAAATCTAAAGTTGTTCATAAAGACTTTAAAAACTTAGAACATTATATAGCCAAACACAATGCCTATTCTTCTTGGGAAGCACAACGTTATCTTCAATTAAAGAAATCTAAAAACGAACTTCTTTCATTTAACCAAAAGATTAAATACGGTCTTTTAAATACAGGTTTGCTTCCTGCGGTTTATTTTATTGGAGCCTATTTTTTAAAATTAGGATTTCTAGATGGTAAAGAAGGATTTTACTTGGCACGTTTTAAGTCACATTATTTTTTTCAAATTCAAACCAAAGTAAATTCAATAAAAAACAATATAAATTAA
- a CDS encoding UDP-glucuronic acid decarboxylase family protein — MKRILITGGAGFVGSHLCKRLLNEGNEVICLDNYFTGAKSNIIELLDNPYFEMVRHDITEPYYAEVDEIYNLACPASPVHYQYNPIKTIKTSVMGAINVLGLAKRVNAKVLQASTSEVYGDPLVHPQPEHYWGHVNPIGIRSCYDEGKRCAETLFMDYHNQNKVAIKIIRIFNTYGPNMNPADGRVVSNFIVQALQGKDITIFGDGLQTRSFQYVDDLVEGMVRMMNSDPAFLGPVNLGNPNEFTMLELAQAVIELTNSKSKIIHLELPKDDPKQRQPDITLAKSKLSGWEPKIQLKEGLVTTINYFDKLLLNQ, encoded by the coding sequence ATGAAAAGAATATTAATAACTGGTGGAGCTGGATTTGTAGGTTCACATTTGTGCAAAAGATTACTAAACGAAGGAAATGAAGTAATTTGCTTAGATAACTATTTCACAGGAGCCAAATCTAATATCATAGAACTGTTGGATAACCCTTATTTTGAAATGGTTCGACACGATATAACAGAGCCATATTATGCTGAGGTTGATGAGATTTACAATCTTGCTTGTCCGGCATCTCCAGTTCATTACCAATATAATCCAATCAAAACAATAAAAACTTCTGTAATGGGAGCAATTAATGTTTTAGGATTGGCAAAACGTGTAAACGCGAAAGTTTTGCAAGCTAGTACAAGTGAAGTTTATGGAGATCCACTTGTACATCCTCAGCCAGAACATTATTGGGGACATGTAAACCCGATTGGTATTCGTTCTTGTTATGATGAAGGTAAACGTTGTGCCGAAACATTATTTATGGATTATCACAATCAAAATAAAGTGGCTATCAAAATCATCAGGATATTTAACACTTACGGTCCTAATATGAATCCTGCAGACGGACGAGTAGTTTCTAATTTTATCGTGCAGGCTTTGCAAGGAAAAGATATTACCATTTTTGGAGATGGACTGCAAACTCGCTCTTTTCAATACGTTGATGATTTAGTGGAAGGAATGGTTAGAATGATGAATTCTGATCCCGCTTTTCTTGGTCCGGTAAATTTGGGTAATCCAAATGAGTTTACAATGCTTGAACTTGCTCAAGCAGTTATTGAATTAACAAATTCTAAATCGAAAATCATTCATTTAGAACTTCCAAAAGACGATCCTAAGCAAAGACAGCCAGATATTACTTTGGCTAAAAGCAAATTAAGTGGTTGGGAACCTAAGATTCAATTGAAAGAAGGTTTAGTTACTACAATTAACTATTTCGACAAGTTATTGTTAAATCAATAA
- a CDS encoding glycosyltransferase family 4 protein, protein MKITIVQGAFIPVPPILGGAVEKIYYKLGQEFVSLGHEVTHISRSYPSFENEETINGVSHIRVKGFATPKSLIVLKFYDLIYTLRTLKHIDSDIVVSNTFWLPIFFRNKRKGKVYVSVERRPKWQMKLYSNASRFRACSPMIFDLVKEKLKPKDHDKISYIPNPVPFQLKDFKTEKNNSILFVGRLDKEKGVHVLIDAFNSIPEHIAQNWTLNIVGPWDPAEGGGGEAYYESLKSKKGNVNFIGSVYDQDALSKFYFESKIFCYPIQDGTGDAGPVAPREAMSYGCATVLSNHDCFNEYALDDVNCLRFNQSNSNQVQELSQQLTRLMTDTELREKISLNGRKVFDDFSTVKIAKMFIEDFQSILNG, encoded by the coding sequence ATGAAAATTACGATAGTTCAAGGAGCTTTTATTCCAGTTCCTCCAATATTAGGAGGTGCAGTCGAAAAAATATACTACAAACTAGGACAAGAGTTTGTTAGTTTAGGTCATGAAGTTACGCATATTAGCAGGTCTTATCCATCATTTGAAAATGAAGAAACTATAAATGGAGTTTCACATATTCGTGTTAAAGGTTTTGCTACGCCAAAAAGTTTAATCGTTTTAAAATTTTACGATTTAATATACACTTTACGAACACTAAAACACATAGATAGTGATATTGTCGTATCGAATACTTTTTGGTTGCCTATTTTTTTTAGAAATAAAAGAAAAGGTAAAGTTTATGTAAGCGTAGAAAGAAGACCTAAATGGCAAATGAAATTGTACTCAAATGCTAGTAGGTTTAGAGCTTGTTCTCCAATGATTTTTGATTTAGTAAAAGAAAAACTTAAACCTAAAGATCATGATAAAATCTCTTACATTCCGAACCCTGTTCCTTTTCAATTAAAAGATTTTAAAACTGAAAAAAACAACAGCATTTTATTCGTTGGCCGTTTGGATAAAGAAAAAGGTGTTCATGTTTTAATTGACGCTTTCAACAGCATTCCAGAACATATTGCTCAAAATTGGACTTTAAATATTGTTGGTCCTTGGGATCCAGCAGAAGGCGGCGGCGGAGAAGCATATTATGAAAGTTTGAAAAGTAAAAAAGGGAATGTTAATTTTATTGGATCTGTTTACGATCAAGACGCCTTATCAAAATTCTACTTTGAATCTAAAATTTTTTGTTACCCTATACAAGATGGAACTGGAGATGCAGGCCCTGTAGCTCCAAGAGAAGCAATGTCTTACGGATGCGCAACAGTTCTCTCTAATCACGATTGTTTTAATGAATATGCACTTGATGATGTAAATTGTTTGAGATTTAATCAAAGCAACAGTAATCAAGTACAGGAACTTTCTCAACAACTTACGAGATTGATGACCGATACAGAACTTCGTGAAAAAATTTCTTTGAATGGGAGAAAAGTCTTTGATGATTTTTCTACAGTTAAAATTGCCAAAATGTTTATCGAGGATTTTCAATCAATATTAAATGGATAG
- a CDS encoding glycosyltransferase: MKVIHYIASIDKSGGGTTEYIRLLSKELKEDTTFSIATGVSKDPISIEGVPVKFFNNKISRWFSLINEYRIFLKNEAPDIVHINGIWTPQNWVFQNEAQKLGIKVIVSPHGMLEPWIMAHNPIKKKIALLLYQKTALKRSICLHATAKMEAENIQALGFKNPIHIIPNGIHLKDVKKIKENYGTKKMIFMSRIHPKKGIELLLDAWRTSNTEDWTLEIAGSGEQEYIESLLQSTQDLKNVHFVGAKYGEEKWDFLRSADVMVLPTHSENFGIVVAEALAVAVPVITTHGTPWEDLEIHKCGWWIDLSVANLEKALFKVFNSPTMLLEMMGKHGRDLVISKYDMKNVGKKMLELYKTV; the protein is encoded by the coding sequence ATGAAAGTAATTCATTACATAGCCAGTATTGATAAGAGCGGCGGAGGAACAACAGAATATATTCGTTTGTTAAGTAAAGAGCTAAAAGAGGATACCACTTTTAGTATTGCAACAGGCGTTTCTAAAGATCCAATTTCGATAGAAGGAGTTCCTGTGAAATTTTTTAATAATAAAATATCTCGCTGGTTTTCTTTAATTAATGAGTATCGCATTTTTTTGAAAAATGAAGCTCCAGATATTGTTCACATTAATGGTATTTGGACTCCTCAAAATTGGGTTTTTCAAAATGAAGCTCAAAAATTAGGAATAAAAGTAATCGTATCTCCACATGGTATGCTAGAGCCTTGGATTATGGCTCATAATCCGATAAAGAAAAAAATAGCATTATTGTTATATCAAAAAACGGCTCTTAAGCGCTCAATATGTCTTCATGCAACAGCAAAAATGGAGGCGGAAAATATTCAGGCGCTGGGTTTTAAAAATCCAATTCACATTATTCCAAATGGAATTCACTTAAAAGATGTGAAAAAAATCAAGGAAAATTACGGAACTAAAAAAATGATATTCATGTCTCGAATCCATCCTAAAAAAGGAATCGAATTGCTTTTAGATGCTTGGCGTACAAGCAATACTGAAGACTGGACGCTTGAAATTGCTGGAAGTGGTGAACAAGAATATATAGAAAGTCTTCTGCAAAGTACTCAGGATTTAAAAAACGTACATTTTGTTGGAGCAAAATATGGCGAAGAAAAATGGGATTTTCTTCGATCTGCAGATGTAATGGTTTTACCTACACATAGTGAAAATTTTGGAATTGTTGTAGCAGAAGCTCTTGCAGTTGCAGTTCCGGTAATTACAACTCACGGAACACCTTGGGAAGATTTAGAAATACATAAATGTGGCTGGTGGATCGATTTGTCGGTTGCAAATTTAGAAAAAGCATTATTTAAAGTTTTCAATTCACCTACAATGCTGTTAGAAATGATGGGGAAACATGGAAGAGATTTGGTCATTAGTAAATATGATATGAAAAACGTAGGTAAAAAAATGCTTGAATTGTATAAAACGGTTTAA
- a CDS encoding glycosyltransferase, with protein MKIVLFTHPSFLGHKSMPRFAQMIIAGMKEKGHELTVWSPKAFFFKLSFKKPFLEKWLGYLDQYIVFPIQVKFRLLNYNKETLFVFSDNALGPWVPLVKKRFHVVHCHDFLAQQSAFGLLQENKTGLSGKYYQKFIFLGYSKAKNFISISKKTQIDLHSLLNRKPVVSKVVYNGMNQNFEPAKDCSFIREKLSQKHNIDLSKGYVLHVGGNAFYKNKLGVLQIYDQWANDFKIELPLILAGENPTEEMIAFKENSIASESIYFINNIDDVQLQQFYQGASVMLFPSLYEGFGWPIVEAMASGTLVITTNEDPMKEVASDAGFYIPKKPSDSEKLLEWKLIAAKELERIIQFSPEERKDAVSKSILRSKEFSAQGFVNSIETIYKEILQDI; from the coding sequence ATGAAAATAGTATTATTTACTCATCCTTCTTTTTTAGGACACAAAAGCATGCCTCGATTTGCTCAAATGATAATTGCTGGGATGAAAGAAAAAGGGCATGAGCTAACAGTATGGAGCCCAAAAGCATTCTTTTTTAAACTTTCGTTTAAGAAACCGTTTCTTGAAAAATGGCTTGGTTATCTGGATCAGTATATTGTTTTTCCAATCCAAGTAAAATTCAGATTACTTAATTATAATAAAGAAACACTTTTTGTTTTTTCTGATAATGCGCTAGGTCCTTGGGTTCCATTAGTAAAAAAAAGATTTCATGTAGTGCATTGCCATGACTTTTTAGCCCAACAATCGGCTTTTGGTTTATTGCAAGAAAATAAAACAGGATTAAGCGGAAAGTATTACCAAAAGTTTATTTTTTTAGGTTATAGTAAAGCGAAAAATTTTATATCGATTTCTAAAAAAACTCAAATTGATCTGCATTCTTTATTAAACAGAAAACCCGTAGTTTCTAAAGTAGTCTACAACGGTATGAATCAGAATTTTGAACCCGCAAAAGATTGTTCATTTATTAGAGAAAAATTGTCCCAAAAACATAACATCGATTTATCTAAAGGATATGTTTTGCATGTTGGCGGTAATGCTTTTTATAAAAACAAATTAGGAGTTTTACAAATTTACGATCAATGGGCTAACGATTTTAAAATAGAATTGCCCTTGATTTTGGCTGGAGAAAATCCGACTGAAGAGATGATTGCTTTTAAGGAAAATTCGATCGCTTCAGAATCAATTTATTTTATAAATAATATTGACGATGTACAATTGCAACAGTTTTATCAAGGTGCTTCTGTAATGCTTTTTCCTTCTTTATATGAAGGTTTTGGATGGCCAATCGTAGAAGCAATGGCTTCTGGCACTTTGGTTATTACAACAAATGAAGATCCGATGAAAGAAGTTGCATCAGATGCAGGTTTTTATATTCCAAAAAAACCTAGTGATTCAGAAAAATTATTAGAGTGGAAATTGATTGCTGCTAAAGAATTAGAAAGAATAATTCAGTTTAGTCCAGAAGAACGTAAAGATGCTGTATCAAAATCAATTTTGCGCTCAAAAGAGTTTTCTGCTCAAGGTTTCGTCAATTCGATCGAAACCATTTATAAAGAAATTTTACAAGATATATGA
- a CDS encoding exopolysaccharide transport family protein gives MDFKKELLKYLRYWPWFVLSLIVFVGAAFIFIKITPSTYETSATILFDKKQEDKTKIITISTAEKSSEDNLEDEIRLITSNEFLLDVVKKLNLNFSYFEKVYTVQNNNVNEVPFALIPTVSKDSLPEVTYEIKVIRDGFTVTNPQTEQTYNVKGYASNEKVEGLPFKIQLSAKAKKNPTLYFENEYKVVIQPTAIALKDLKESLFVAADEKAKGVIELSHVSVSPDRSRKILSEIIVLLDKSIVLNKQKVFRNTVSYLNQRIKNFTKEKDSIESVKEKYLQNNDIAVMDNYVVEQTADRTQKKESSSQNEKQISLANFALNDIKRAAPTQTLGTGYNLDSQSVNQMLISYNAKIMDSQMILERAQKNNPAYISLMTQLRVQKQELINTLEGYLNFLNQNSRANRAEQSIAEAKVKSIPTQDKVLGNINSNLSLKEETYVALLQKKEEAVLNGAILESNLKTLNAPETNYSAIFPQPKVFMLGSFMFALLLPFGITYLRLYFDTKIHNEDDIEKVLSNIPILGHIPQIKSNDKLDNTATSRSMIAEASRALVSNVSYLLPRKKESKGNVILYTSAIQGEGKSFCAFHNAITISNLNKKVLLIGVDLRNPQLHDYFSIDRRASGLSDFLANKTDDWKEFLQKDNNFSESLDVLFAGETPPNPSQLITNSNFETLIEEAREIYDYIILDTAPVQIVSDTLNFSHLADVTVFVVKYDYTDKSNLVQASNLIKKEQLKNVGILINGVNMKTAYGYGYGASYGYKYQEAQAKRPWYKKGLRVKEA, from the coding sequence ATGGATTTCAAAAAAGAACTTTTAAAGTATTTGAGATATTGGCCTTGGTTCGTACTGAGTTTGATAGTATTTGTGGGTGCAGCTTTTATTTTTATTAAAATAACGCCATCTACATATGAAACTTCGGCTACTATTTTGTTTGACAAAAAGCAAGAAGATAAAACTAAAATAATTACAATTAGTACAGCTGAAAAAAGTAGTGAAGATAATTTGGAAGACGAAATCAGATTAATTACTTCGAATGAATTTTTATTGGATGTTGTAAAGAAATTAAATTTGAATTTCTCTTATTTCGAAAAAGTATATACGGTTCAAAATAATAATGTAAATGAAGTGCCTTTTGCTTTAATACCAACTGTTTCGAAAGATTCTCTTCCTGAAGTTACTTACGAAATTAAAGTAATTAGAGATGGTTTTACTGTAACAAATCCTCAGACTGAACAAACGTACAATGTAAAAGGATATGCTTCAAATGAAAAAGTTGAAGGATTGCCATTTAAAATTCAATTATCGGCTAAAGCAAAAAAGAATCCAACTCTTTATTTCGAAAATGAATATAAAGTAGTGATTCAACCAACAGCGATTGCTTTAAAAGATTTAAAAGAATCTCTTTTTGTTGCAGCAGATGAAAAAGCAAAAGGAGTTATAGAGCTTAGCCATGTTAGCGTAAGTCCAGATCGTTCAAGAAAAATTTTAAGCGAAATTATTGTTCTTTTAGATAAAAGTATTGTTCTAAACAAGCAAAAAGTATTTAGAAATACAGTTTCTTACTTAAATCAGAGAATCAAAAACTTTACAAAAGAGAAAGATTCGATCGAAAGTGTAAAAGAAAAATATTTACAAAACAACGACATTGCGGTAATGGACAATTATGTTGTTGAACAAACTGCAGATAGAACTCAGAAAAAAGAAAGTTCTTCGCAAAATGAAAAACAAATTTCGCTTGCCAATTTTGCTTTAAATGATATTAAACGAGCTGCTCCTACTCAAACTTTAGGAACAGGTTATAATTTGGACTCTCAGTCAGTAAATCAGATGCTTATAAGTTATAATGCAAAGATTATGGACAGTCAGATGATTTTAGAAAGAGCTCAAAAAAACAATCCAGCTTATATTAGTTTGATGACACAATTACGAGTTCAGAAACAAGAATTGATAAATACGCTTGAAGGTTATTTGAACTTTCTAAATCAAAACAGCAGAGCTAACAGAGCAGAGCAAAGTATTGCTGAAGCAAAAGTTAAAAGCATTCCAACCCAAGATAAAGTTTTAGGAAACATTAATAGCAACCTAAGTTTGAAAGAAGAAACTTATGTAGCATTATTGCAAAAGAAAGAAGAAGCTGTTTTAAATGGTGCCATTTTAGAGTCGAATTTAAAAACTTTAAATGCGCCAGAAACAAATTATTCTGCCATTTTTCCTCAACCTAAAGTATTTATGCTTGGTTCATTTATGTTTGCTTTATTGCTTCCATTCGGAATTACATATTTGCGTTTATATTTTGATACTAAAATACACAATGAAGATGATATTGAGAAAGTACTTTCTAATATTCCGATTTTAGGACATATTCCTCAAATTAAATCAAATGACAAATTAGACAATACAGCTACATCACGTTCTATGATTGCAGAAGCATCTCGAGCCTTAGTTTCAAATGTGTCTTATTTATTACCAAGAAAAAAAGAAAGTAAAGGAAACGTCATTTTATATACATCAGCAATTCAAGGAGAAGGAAAATCTTTCTGCGCTTTTCATAATGCAATCACCATTAGTAATCTGAATAAAAAAGTATTGCTAATTGGTGTAGATTTAAGAAATCCTCAATTGCATGATTATTTTAGTATCGATAGAAGAGCTTCTGGACTTTCAGATTTCTTAGCTAATAAAACAGATGATTGGAAAGAGTTTTTGCAAAAAGACAATAATTTTTCAGAAAGCCTAGATGTTTTATTTGCTGGTGAAACGCCTCCAAATCCTTCGCAATTGATTACCAATTCTAATTTCGAAACATTGATTGAAGAAGCAAGAGAGATTTATGATTATATAATTCTGGATACTGCGCCAGTGCAAATTGTTTCAGATACATTAAACTTTAGCCATTTGGCAGATGTGACGGTATTCGTTGTAAAATATGATTATACAGATAAGAGTAATCTAGTTCAGGCAAGTAATTTAATTAAAAAAGAACAGCTCAAAAATGTAGGTATTCTTATAAACGGAGTAAATATGAAAACGGCTTACGGATACGGATATGGCGCAAGTTACGGATATAAGTATCAAGAAGCACAAGCAAAGAGGCCTTGGTATAAAAAAGGGCTTAGAGTAAAAGAAGCTTAA
- a CDS encoding glycosyltransferase family 4 protein translates to MKILISHPSGNSNVRAIAKGFLTQGLLYQFHTSIAVFPNNFWHKIANFKGLGDIKRRSYDSGLQSYTEVYPINELGRMIASKLSLHSLTKAETGIFCVDRVYQNLDRKISRKLQSAKKNGLTAVYAYEDGALETFKAAKKLGLECIYDLPIAYHTLLQELLHEEALRKPNWAFTLGGGINDSNQKLERKRKELELADTIVVASDFVRESLPEWAKDKKVIQSPFGTPFSSNQFDLQEKNTNKRLRVLFVGSMTQRKGLGDLFDAIKLVDSSKVELVVLGSLAAPLSFYSDQVQFTYEPTRSHDKVLELMRSCDVFCLPSIVEGRALVIQEAMSQGLPIIITPNTGAEDLVEAEETGFLVPIRNPEAISEKINWFLDNRSKIFQMGKKAKQLADTYSWDNYASKICNVLNSKSN, encoded by the coding sequence ATGAAAATTCTTATTTCCCATCCTTCAGGAAATAGTAATGTACGTGCTATTGCAAAAGGGTTTCTAACTCAAGGATTATTATATCAATTTCATACATCTATAGCGGTATTTCCGAATAATTTCTGGCATAAAATAGCAAATTTTAAAGGTTTAGGCGATATCAAAAGACGTTCTTATGATTCTGGTTTGCAGAGCTATACAGAAGTTTACCCGATAAATGAATTGGGTAGAATGATTGCTTCAAAATTAAGTTTGCATTCTTTAACAAAAGCAGAAACAGGTATTTTCTGTGTAGATAGAGTGTATCAAAATTTGGATAGAAAAATTTCAAGAAAACTTCAAAGCGCAAAAAAAAATGGTTTAACAGCTGTTTATGCGTATGAAGATGGAGCATTAGAAACTTTTAAAGCGGCAAAGAAATTAGGGCTAGAATGTATTTATGATTTGCCAATTGCCTATCATACTCTTCTGCAAGAATTGCTGCATGAAGAAGCTCTAAGAAAACCTAATTGGGCATTTACATTAGGCGGAGGAATTAATGATAGTAATCAAAAATTAGAAAGAAAAAGAAAAGAATTAGAACTAGCTGATACCATTGTAGTTGCAAGTGATTTTGTTAGAGAATCATTACCAGAATGGGCAAAAGACAAAAAAGTTATTCAATCTCCTTTCGGTACGCCTTTTTCTTCCAACCAATTTGATTTACAAGAAAAGAATACCAACAAAAGGTTAAGAGTTTTATTTGTTGGTTCCATGACACAACGTAAAGGATTAGGCGATTTATTTGATGCTATAAAACTAGTAGATTCTTCAAAAGTCGAATTGGTTGTTTTGGGTTCTTTAGCTGCGCCACTTTCTTTTTATAGTGATCAGGTACAATTTACTTATGAACCTACAAGATCGCATGACAAAGTATTAGAATTGATGAGAAGTTGCGATGTTTTTTGCCTTCCATCTATTGTAGAGGGTAGAGCTTTGGTTATTCAAGAAGCTATGAGTCAGGGTTTGCCAATAATTATTACGCCCAATACAGGAGCAGAAGATTTAGTTGAAGCAGAAGAAACGGGTTTTTTGGTTCCAATTAGAAATCCTGAAGCCATTTCAGAAAAAATAAATTGGTTTTTAGATAATAGAAGCAAAATTTTTCAAATGGGGAAAAAAGCAAAACAACTTGCTGATACTTACAGCTGGGATAACTATGCAAGTAAAATCTGTAATGTACTAAATTCTAAAAGTAATTAA